GACAAAAATATCAAAACTGTGTGACCCTTTGGTTTTCATTTTGAAAGGTCCACAGTTGATTTTTCCCAGAAAGCATTTGGGGCCAAATGGACTTGAATGCATTCTAGCTTTCCCCTCTCCCTCTCactctatatatacatatgcatacacatacatacatagatataaCCATACAATGGTCAAACAAAACTGGATTTCCTGTCAGAGCAAATAAATAGGCGCACTATAGAAAGCCAACGCCaaatcaaagtgcaattcatgtACAACTCAAGAACTacactaaatgaaaagaaactattGTTGGTTTGATTACTAAATGTAATCAGAAGACCAATCATTAGTAACGTACAAAGTCATGGACCTGATACAATAATTTACAGCAAACTACAAAACCCTCAATTCTAACCCTTCAAAATTACCTGAATATGACGGTGCTGCAGATACTGAAATTCCCGGTGAACTAAGAAAAGCCAATAACATATACATAGCTGAACAATATGAGATGAATAATGAGACAAGCTATTAAAAAGGAATAGCCAGTCATCTCTCTATGGATCCTATGAACCAGATTATTCACAAGCAAAAAACAAATCAAGCATTTATCTCTGAATTGCACTGGTGCTCTCTGTGGCAGCTTCTTCTATTCCAGAACATACCCGAGCAGCTCGTTCTATCAACTCTCTGCTCTTCCATTTTGTCCAGCTCGTTTGGTGCACTCTGCGAGCGACGAGGGGATTGTGCTTGTGTTTCTCCTTGGGGTTCATGGGATGAGCACGGGTCATCATCACAGTTGCAGGAGGGGATGGCAACAGAAGGGAATGGGCTGCAAGTGAGCGGACAAACAAGCTCAGAAGAAACTGCAGCCACACGGTTCTTCCGAATCTCAGATCTACAACCTGTTTCTGGTTGCTCCACACGAGGGCAAACAATGCATGGATTGCAGAGGCTGAGGGCGAGGTTTGGTTTGAGCCCCTTCGCTGGGGAACGAGCTAATTTAATAAATGAGACTATCCCATGTCGACATAGAGGGCATGGGATTGACCCAGGTGGGCCCAAGATTTCAGATGGGATATTGCTGGTTGAGCAAAGATAGAGTGCACACTTCACACAGAGTTCATGCCCACAGCCtgaagattaaaaaaataaaaggaaaaaagcaTGTTATAAGACAAGACCTCATTTATTTTGAGCCATAACACCACATAGAAGCATTAGGATGGGTGTTTCCATCCATAACTTTTGGAAAAATTTAGATCTCATAAAATTCGGTTACAATATATGAGTAATGCAGGCATAATAATTGTCGAGTACATTAGAGCTATATTTCAGATAATGGGAATGAGCTTGCCTGGGATATTTGAAAGCTTGATTCATCTGTTGATACTACATAACTctgcttttctttttccataTTAGTGATGCTTTATATAAGGTAAACTAGAATTCTAAATGTTGTAACATTCAAGTATTTTTATGCTCCTACCTATACTTGTATGGTAATTTATGCAAGGCATCACAAATAACCATTCTAGGCATACAAAAGAACCCAGAAAAGCAAATTTATTTTGAACTCCAAAAGAAGGAATTGCTTCTAGAAAAGGAGCCATAAACATGAAGCCTAAAGAGATTTCGAGCATTATGTTCGACAGAAAAGGGCATCTCTCAGTGGACTGTTTTGAAGGTGGATTGAGCTGTGCATCTGACTAAACAGATTAGCCTTGCCCAACCTGAATTTGAAGCTAGTGCTCAATTTAGCATGAGATTTCATGAAACATATCACCCCTGGCCACTCCCACAAAAAAGTTACTGCCTATTTATGTCTTATCCATTATTAAGTATGATAAGACatcaaattttagaaaaaaagtgAAACAAAAAGACTCGTGAGACAGAAGGCCTTGGATATAAGGGAAGAGAAGCAGAATgaagtggaaaaaaaaatatagaaatgaCAAGGAATTCCTGCAATTCAATCTCAAATTGCTATTTTGTCCTTCTTTCTTTATCTCTCATCTTCTGTTGTTTATTTGAGGGAGTTGGACTACTTTCATTTTGTGAGACAGGATGGTCAAAGGGAATTCTGCCTTTAAGATTACTATCCAATAACAGATGACTAGAAAGAGAAGCTAAAAGCTTTTTAATTTCTTAATTTATAAGGATAACAAGAATCGTCTCCCTCTACAATGAAAAGAAATTCGAGTCAGCTGATTCTTAGGAACACCAAGATTGAGGTGCGCCACCAAGATGATTGGATTCAAGCCACCAGACTGCTGAAATCTTCCCCAGCAGAGTCAGAATTTCTAAGATGTCAGGAAATTTTTCATTAATAATCTTCAAATAAAAACATCAAGACCCTATATCAATTTAAAATGACTTaaccaattttattttttttacaaacgAAGAAAAACgcaaatgaaacaagttgtCATCCAAAAGAAAGTTAATAAAGGTTCCTTCACTTCGTTCCAAATAACTCTATCGACTCCTTCAATAGAaacaaatataacaataataCAAATAGCATGGACCAACAATCCAAAGTTTGTAACCTCAAATGCGATGGTTGTTAATGAATACTAAATAAGACATGTTTCCAGGCATCACCTCACTTTTTTAACATTCTAGATTATCACTTATGAGGTCTATGTGCCCTCACAAACTAGCATTCTAGATTTTTATGATTGTTATCGTCATCCATTTCTCAGAATTGCAATCCTTAGTATCATGATAGACCTCCATCCTCTACCAACACGAACTTCCAGCCTCTACCAACACGAACCTCCAGAGACTCTTCACATGCCAAAATCAAAAGCCAGTGCTGCAACAACAATCCTCTGGAACCAGCATCCAACTTCGGACATTGCCACTATCAATTATTAACTGTGACAGCAACATTTAACACTGAACCTCCTCCACTATCAAGAAGTAACTTCAATCCTCGGTCACCACAAACTTCTCCTCTGCCCCCATCCCCTCCCCCAACCAAAACATCCTCCTCCTTTCTATCAAGAGCACAATAAATTCCCCACATGATCTTAACAAATTCTGTAAATTGCTCCCCTCCACTACATCTATTTGGATTTGTTCATTCCCTAGATGATCTTAACATTTTTTTACACCATTTCCATCATACCAAACACCACAAACCAATTAGGCTTTCCACTCAGTGGATTCAAATTTAGTGAAGTTTTGTTCAATGAACTGAAGTTTTGCAGAAAACCAAAGAGACCCTCACCATCTAATTAGATCCACTAATTTCCTCTCACTGGTGTTTCTTCCATGCTTTTTATGCATCAAATCCTAGTGCCTTCTTGACATGAGGTTCAATCTTTACCCATAAAGTTCTGTTTTCAACATAAAAATAGAGCTATAAAAATCTCTCAGCAAATTAATGTTATATGATTGTACATGGGATACTTGGATTCACTTAACATATTTTCCATCACTACCTAACCATGGTTCTCTCACAGCTACACATCTCATTGCAGATCTTTGACTTTCATACAACATGATATAGTGCTGCTCTTATATCCACTTACTATATTATATCTACTAAAaaccattttattttataatagaGGATCGGTGGGGGAGCACTGTCAGGGTAGTGTTTATTCATTAATGATAACATAGGAGCTGCACGCATTACTTTTTTAATGTTGTAGTCCACTTACTGTTTTGGTATGTTAACACATGTACAtaatatatatgatatatatgTTTTGTTCGTTTTTTGTCACCATTAGCTTGGTAATGTCTGAAATGCTTTTGGAATTCGTCACCCAATCTATGCTCATGAGCATATGCTCTAAGTATCTCTACAAGGGGGGAAAAAAGCTTACACCGATCTTTGTGAGCATCAAATTGTATGATCATGTTCATCATTAAAAGGGCATGATCATTTGCTGCCGCTAGTGCTGTCTGCTGGCAGCTGGATTTCACCTCTAACGTGATGCAAAAATGAACTATATCTCTTTGAAGTGGATAAGTCGGATATCCCGGTACTACAAATTTAGATACTGTACATTGCTACATCTACCACATGGATCACACATTTGTTACTGTTGACCTACTACAGTAAAGCAGGTAAAAGAAGAGACAAGACAATCCATTATAATAATCAGGCGGAGGTTTGGGAAGGGAGGGTCTGAGTCTTACCTTCAGCTGCTACACTGCAGCCTCTTTCCAGACAAACAGAACAGAGATCACCATCATCAGAAGATGCCGTTGAGGATTGCAACCCACACTCTCTGCAGAGAGGTGTCATAGGTTGGTTATTTCAATGTATGCATCATTTAATAGTTATAACAGGCAAACATAGATAAATCTAGATAAGCATTTTCTTAGGAATTTTATTTCATCTGTTCACAAGAAAGAGAGACTTGATTCATTGCTTTTTATAGTCGTCCTGGCTATTTTTGCATGTCATCAGTAACAATTTACGTCGACCGCCACAAACTAGTAATGtttacaaatgctagagattacCTGCCATATAAcccactcggttcaccagtccTATGCAGAAATTGGTGATTGGCTGAGGGATATGGGGCCTTACTGACACTGTTTACCCCTATGGTACTACATTGATCCCTGACTGTTACATCGTACCAGTGAACTAAGAGGTGATAAGGTGGGAAATTGGTAGCAGTACTCTAAAGCTTAATGTAAGCTTCAGAAGCAAACAGAAAGGATAGAGATTGATCTAGGTTATATGCTAGCACACCATTAACTTAGCCATAGTCTTAAAATAGAACACCAAAACTGCGCCTTTTCACTCTAAAACACCTATTTCCGCTTCTTAATCTCTTAATCCATGCCTTCCACACTGGACAGAGCTACAACCTCTGATCTAGATGGGCTTAATAAAGAGGCACCTAATCGACTACTCATGTGCTTCCCAATCCATTGTTCACCAGTGACTGGAACACTTGATCTATTGCCACCATAATCTGTCTTTGTGCTACACCCATTCATCCTGATCCGCATATATTACATCAATTTTCACCACAGATAAGATGATGTGATGCCAATTTGAATGGATGGGATAGCTTAGCGAGATGTGTATGAATGGCAGTCAAGTGTCCAAGTATAATAGTTTTGCAAGAAACTTTGAAAGAACAAGGAGAGGAGACAAAATAGTGTGAAAAGCTGCTGGAGATCAAATTTAGTACCAAGTCCTACAAAGTAGACCCAAATCAGCTGGGATTGTTTATAGCAGCTGATATTCTAATGCAACATATCCCAAGAAGGAAACTGTTATAAGCACTAAAATCTGGGAGGTAGAACGACTGCATGTACTAAAGAGGAACAAAGTGGAGAATAGCATATGGAGGTGCAAACACTAAGATGGATATAATGtgagatgaaaaaataaataaaagctcTAGAGTTCTATGACTAGAGGTGAAAGTGATAGATGATGGAAAAAGGTATGGCATTTGGTACcggtatttaaaaccttgatttAGAGGAATCAAAGCAGCATTGAAGAGTAGTCAAGTCCAAAGATAGTTAAGTATGATCCTTGACAATCATAAGAAGTGAGCCACATTAAGAAGTTAGTGTAaagcatataaaaaaatattgctaGATGATTGTGAGCCAGAAAATTAATATCAGATTTCAAAATAAGcaaaatcaaaaagaatgatATATGATATTGAAAATGATTAATTGGAGAGATGGAAACAAGAGCCATTTTGCAAGCAAAATAAACCATGTTGGACtttaaaagcaaaagaaaacgAGGAATGCGAGACTGGATCAGTACTAAAATTTTGAAACTAAGAGAAGACTTGGCTACAATGTTATCAAGATCACTTCCTTATATCAGGCAACCAAACACCCCATTAAAATTCCAGGTAGGCAACTGCCATAAGTCTGCTAGTTTAACTCTTTCAACAAGAGATTATGGTTGATCAGGAAGCAAAGCAGAGTGGGGGAGGAACTCACATGgggaaaacatatatttttggCAATGCAGGGGATTATTTGGCTGCAAAGAATGTGATTGCATTTATTTGAGGACTTCCAACAAGATGCTGGGTACAACTAAGAAATATAGCATCAGATTGGTCATGAGAGTTAGGTCATTACATATGACTGCGGCAAACATATGAAAAGTTTTCCTGATTCATGATACATGAATGTCAACATTAGGAGTGGATCTGAGAGTTGATAACAGTAAGATCTGAATTCTTGGATAAAGCAAAATATTTTGCCTTGATGTATGGGCTATGCTACACAAGAGAGCCAAAATAAATAGCTTCCTTCTAGTCATATTTTGACTTGAGACTGGACAAGATGGTTTTGCTTGTTTTAAAACATATGCTCTCATATGTCCCTCAATATGACCTGGGATTCATTCAAAAGATACAAAATATTGGAAACAGGGTACCAAATGCATTAACTATGACATCATGGATCTTCTTGGTAACTTGATAACTTCTTATGATCTCCTATATTTACATCACTAACCAAAAAAGTTCCACAAGTATTCGATATAACTACGAACTTAAACAATCTTATTAGTTGATATTAATATATCAAGTTGACATGTAGTATATCGATATGCTTAAACATAATTACGTCAAGTTAAAAAATTTGTTTAACTTGTTAGGAGCAAACCATATATCTATGGCTCAAGAAGGTGAGGAATGGGTGATGGAATCATGGTCTGGAATTTTGGCCCCAAGGCATATTGGTTGTGAAATGGAAAATCAAGCTGAACTAGCTAGATTCCTTGTTGGCCCATAATCGGTAGTTTCAAGATAAGAATAATCATTTATATGCACATGCATACAGGTTCCTCTAACCTGGAAGATATATGGAACAGACCTTCCCAATTAATGCATGGGTCCCACTTGAAGCACACATGCACCCGGAGCCCATGTGAAGGTTAGGAGAGGCAGTTCAAAAGGTGTACAAGAGAgaaaacataaaagaaaatgaaggtGCAGCTCTCCTTTTGAATTTAGTCCAAGGACTTTTGTCTGGACACAGTCTCTTGAATGCTTCTCACCATACAACTTCAAAGATGTACAAAAACTAACCAAAATGGGCCTTGGTTCACAATAATTATGATTTGATTGCTTCATTAGTTACCATCAATTCATAACTTCCGATAACCTGTCTCTGAATTCTCAGGCAGATATCCATAATTTTAGTAATTAATACAAAATGTACTAGAGATGTAATATTTCTTGACAAATTGTAACAGTGTCACACTTTTATTCATCTTCAGATGTAGTTTATTTGGCATCTATAGGATTGTGCATTTGTACGTGAAGCAAACTAGCTTTCGCTGCAGGTCGTTCCATGGTCAACCTTTTTATGGACAAAAGGGAATGGATCTAGTGACTCTTTTTGATAATATAtgcaaaagaagatgctgatgaGCGCCGAACGAACATGATACATGATAAGAATGCCACTTTTCAATGATGCTGCATAAGCAAGAGGGCAAATATAAATGGCAGCCATTGTACCTTGCTATGTTGAGTATGCTCATAAGAGGCAAGGAAAGATAATTTGATGGGGTAAACGTTGGTATGGTTGAAACAGAATCTGGTGATAGTAATGGCTCCAGCCAATGACGTCCCCATATCCTAGCAATGTCAAGTGGAAGCCAtctgaaaaacaaaaaacaaaatatgatTGTCTTAAGCATTAGGAAAAAAAGGATccacttggaagaagaagagtaaCAGTTAATAAGTCTTATTAAAAACAACTGACAAAGAAGGAATGATTACCCATTGCAATTTAATGTCAACCTACTAGCACCTCTTGCAAGAAGTATCTGTACAAAGAAatagcttcaaatcaaacagctaaataaaacaaaacaaaccaTGCATCTTTCAGATAACAGACATGATATTTAGATTTACCTGGCAACATTTAAGGTTCCCTCCACAAGCTGCATAATGCAATGGAGTGCTTCCAGCCCCTGCCACATCCATGCGACTAGAAACCATTACCTTGTGAAGCAAACCAATAGCAACCAATAACTGATATACTAGAAATTAAAGAATACCTATCAAATTCATTGTTGAGCTATAATGAAAAGTCACTGACGAGACATTGGCACCTAAATCAAGCAACAGCTGTACGCAATCAAAATACCCGTTCAGAGCCGCCATGTGGAGAGCTGTAATGCCACCATCTGCTGGCTTGTTTATGAACCTCGAAAGCACACTGCAACAAATAAGACACCACTCAGCTCAAATGAAATTTTTTGATATCAGGGCTTCTTAAGGCATCATGTAACAAATAAAGCAAAGTCTGACGCACATTTGATCATGTTTACGCCCTGAAGAGGAATCAGGGCTGCTATCCTTGCTGCCCGCATTGTCGCCACCATCCTTGGACAAAGCTGTCACATCATAGGGAGCACTCGGGACAAAGTCGGCAGCTAGCAGCCTAATGCATCTTACATGCCCATCGGCTGCGGCAAAGTGAAGCGCTGTCCTGCCGCTCAGGTAGTCTGCCCTCGTAACCTTCAAATCTCACAAACCATTTCTCAAAAACACTCCAAAACTAAATTAGATTCTTAACTTTCCCAACATAAGAGGTAGAATCCGAAGAAAACTAACACATTCATGAATTCATACATACATTGCTTCTGAAGAGCAGCAGAGTCTGCACCACCTCCCAGTGCCCATGGCGGCATGCTTGCATCAACGCCGTCTTCATCACaaaattaccaaaaaaaatcacAACATTTTAAGAATCATCTAAAAAGAGGGTGGTTCAAGTTTGATGGGCAAAAAGAACCAATCTTTAGATACCTGGCCGCAATAATTCCTCGAATTCACCTCGGCGCCGTTCTCGAGCAGCAACATAACGATCTAATCAGACGATCCATGGAACCAACTCAACAAATGGTGCGGAAATGCTCAAAAAGATCGAAACTTTTTTTtgcaagaaaaggaaaagaggaggggACCTCGTTGTGGCCCTTGGCGGCGGCGAAGTGGAGGGGGGAGTTGAGGCCGCCGAAGGTGGAGTATTTGGCGAGGCAAGGGTTGAACTCGAGCAGCATCCGGGCCTCAACCAGATCGCCGTCCCTCGCCGCCGAGACCAGCCGCTCGCCGGAGGCGGAGCACCCCAGCGAGTTCCCCATCGGATCCCAGCTGCCGATCGGATCTCGCTCGGCCTCGGCGGCCGGGGCTTTATACCCGACGAGGGGAAAGGGGCGGTTTTAGCTTCGCCTCCACGGAAGGGcttttccctttttgatgaatGAGGGTACGCGGCCCCCGGTCCGCCACCACGTCCCTTTTCGGGGACGGCGGCCCAACAGCTGAAATTAGACGGCTGTGATGGCCCGGGGGGTATTGTCGGGAGTCGCACAACAGGAGCAGTAAATCTATCGACTTCGGATGGCGGTCGGATTTATGTTTGTTCGGCTGGGATTTTGGCGCCTTGGCGCAACGAGAGGAAGGAGGTGGGTGGGGGTTTGATTTTGTGGGAACCCGTGGGGTAGGAGATGGCTGTGTttcttttttgttaaaaaaaaatatatatttttttagtttgtGGGAACCCGTGGGGTAGGAGAtggctttttttttgttaaaaaaaaaatatatatttttttttgttaaaaaaaaaaaaatatgtataacGTGCATCTAAGAGAAGTTGAGTGGACTCAAGTTTTGGATTCTATTATTTTACCAAGTGAGACATTTCTAGATCATTGCAATTCATCATCTTATgaatacatttttatttttagtttgtGTAGTTTTTATTTAATTCATCTACGTGAAGAGCTAAATTAAGGATATAGTTTTATTAAAGGATCTATAATTTTAAGGATGGACGACTACAGCAGCACCTCACTGCAAGACAGAGGATCATAAACATTATAGGTGTCATGATAATAGAATCAGTAGTAGCTAGTAAAATGAATAGTGCCAGCATGGcacagaattatttttttaaaaaagatgcaTGCTATCCAAGGGGGAAGTAATATGAATGTTGTTTGCAATTTTGAAAGTTTGTAACCCAGAGTAACTTGTATTGTGTGAGGTATACTATGCAAGAGGGAAGCAATACATAATGTGGCCTGCAATTTTGGAAGTAATCCACCATTGGCATGGCAGGGGAATATAGTCCATTAAGGTGATTTTTTGATTACAAATTGGAGTCTAAAGTGGTGCAAGGCACTTGTTGGAAATCCTAGACTTTAGACAGATATGAGATGAACTAGTTCAAGATTATTGTTATGGTAATCACTGGAATTCTAACTTTTCCAAGCAATTTCTTTCTTGGTTAGATCAAGGAAACTGCTGTATAATTCAATGCAACAATGAGAGACAGAAAGGTGGGGGTGGGCTATAAAACTAAAATTGCCATTTCCCTCAAAAGATAAATTGAATTGCCATATATCTTGATTTAgtattatttcttttaaatttaaaacatGGTTGATAATTGCTGCATTTGGCTAGGTAAGGAAAATCAATCTCCATATAAGTGGCTTGTTTTCACTACCATATTGAAACTCTCATTTCAATTCAGATGAggtcttttttctgttttttctgttttttctttttcttttttgatttatttttggcTCCACATAACATTGTTTAGTCAAATTATGAAGTCTCCACCTAtctctagaaatcatattataTAAATCGAAAATGCTTGGGACCTAACCCCATGTCCCAAGGTGTTAGTTACATTAGACCCTGCACATGGATTGGACAAACCCATAAATTGCATTAGTCCCCTCTTAACACTTACGATGGATTTCTCCTGGTAGCTCGTTTGGCCACTTCCTAATCCTTAATAGGTCTTTGATTGGCTGCAAAGGACCAAGTAGCCGCGGCCAGAGTTCCATCACCAGCTTACCAACTGGGATAAGCAAAAGAAACGAGTCAATATCTCTGATATCCACCGCTTATGGATGAAGAGTGAGATCACGAACCACGTTATAAATTATAATAGCAAGATTCTTGAATCTATCTGACAGAATTGTTAATGTCGGGTAGGTTGGGTGGCAGGCCAATGATTGTACCAGTGGGGTTGTTACTTGGGCAAGAAGCAAAATCTAGTAAGCAAAGTAAATacggaaaaaaaaggaggggaaaACAAAAGCTGTGGGACACAATTCAGTTCTGCGTACTTGCAAAAagaataaatagaaaaaaaaacactgTTGTTAGTTCCAGTGTCCTGTTTGTCATAAGGTTGCGTTTATAAAGTCAAAATAATGAACGCTCTATATAACAAGTAGTTGATGAGCACTTCatttgataaattttttttccttctgaagTAGTTTATAGAACTATCTGGCCGCTGCAGAACTTTTACAATTATAACGCAAAAAGGCCTTGAGCCTCTGTAATTGGTTATAAATCTTGAAGTCTCCATAGGGGAGTCTATGAACTGCTAATAATCCCTGTCTCACTTCATGGAGTCCTGTTTCCAGAGAAACATATGCAACACTTGGTTCAGACCTTTATtttgaaggaaagaaagaaggctaaGGAGAAAGGGCGATCAGTCACAGATGATTGGTTTTCAAGCTAATTACCTGACAGAAACAACACATAATCTAGTTCTCAGAACAGAACATTCTAAAAACTTCATCTCTACATACACacggattttattttttttttagcattaTGTCCTGGGGCTATAGAAGCTGGTACATGAGCTACTCATCTCACAGAAAATACATATGGATGGGCAAAACCCAAATCATGTCATGCCTATGATGCTCGCAGGTCATCTTGAGATCTGCCTTGGTGCAAAGATCCGACAGTTCATGAATACCCCCCTCCCTAAAGCCTTCCTCTCTTCTGATCAAATCACAAACAGATCAGTCACTTGTGGGCTCCATACTTGATATATCATGGATTGT
Above is a genomic segment from Phoenix dactylifera cultivar Barhee BC4 chromosome 2, palm_55x_up_171113_PBpolish2nd_filt_p, whole genome shotgun sequence containing:
- the LOC103714157 gene encoding probable E3 ubiquitin-protein ligase XBOS33, giving the protein MGNSLGCSASGERLVSAARDGDLVEARMLLEFNPCLAKYSTFGGLNSPLHFAAAKGHNEIVMLLLENGAEVNSRNYCGQTALMQACRHGHWEVVQTLLLFRSNVTRADYLSGRTALHFAAADGHVRCIRLLAADFVPSAPYDVTALSKDGGDNAGSKDSSPDSSSGRKHDQIVLSRFINKPADGGITALHMAALNGYFDCVQLLLDLGANVSSVTFHYSSTMNLIGAGSTPLHYAACGGNLKCCQILLARGASRLTLNCNGWLPLDIARIWGRHWLEPLLSPDSVSTIPTFTPSNYLSLPLMSILNIARECGLQSSTASSDDGDLCSVCLERGCSVAAEGCGHELCVKCALYLCSTSNIPSEILGPPGSIPCPLCRHGIVSFIKLARSPAKGLKPNLALSLCNPCIVCPRVEQPETGCRSEIRKNRVAAVSSELVCPLTCSPFPSVAIPSCNCDDDPCSSHEPQGETQAQSPRRSQSAPNELDKMEEQRVDRTSCSGMFWNRRSCHREHQCNSEINA